The genomic window GCGCTCGCTCTGCTTCAGCGGCTTGGACGATCGGGGCGTCTGTTCGCCGATTTTCGCACCATGCCGGATGTGGTTCGCGAAGCCGAGGAGATCCTGGTGCTCTTCAACTTGAACGGGATAGCGCGGGTTCCGGTCGGGGCGATTGCCTATGGGCAGCAGCGGCTGCTTGAGGTTGCGCTCGTCATGGCGCTGCGGCCCAAGGTGCTGTTACTCGACGAGCCAGCGGCAGGCGTTCCCAGTGCCGATATCGCGCTCATTGAGCGGGCGCTCGCGCAACTGCCCGCTGATCTCGCGGTATTGATGATCGATCATGACATGGATTTCGTGTTCCGTTTTGCCCGCAAGGTGATCGTGCTGGCGGCGGGTGGCGTCATATTCGACGGCACGCCGGAAGCCGTCACGACGAATGCCGATGTACGTCAGGCCTATCTCGGGAGCTATGCTGATGACCGCAGCGTCGCTTGACGTGAAAGGCCTCAGCGCCGGCTATGGCCCGACCCGCATTCTGGAGGATGTGACCTTCCACGTTCCGGCGGGCGGGCGGCTGGCCGTGCTCGGCCGCAATGGGGTGGGCAAGACGACGCTTTTTGCCTCGATCGCGGGACAGACGAAGCGCTACGCTGGACGTGTCATGATCGAGACGCTGGATCTGACATCACTCGACGGCTCGGCGCGGGCGCTGGGTGGCCTCGGCTATGTGCCGCAGAACCGGTCGATCTTCCAATCCCTGACTGTGGAAGAGAACCTGCAGGTCGGTCTCAAGCGGCGCCCGAGATCCGCGATCGAGGAAAGCTACGCGATGTTTCCTCGCCTCAAGGAGAGGCGCAACAATCTGGGCTCGCAGCTGAGCGGGGGCGAGCAGCAGATGCTCACGACGGCGCGAACAATCCTTGGCCAGCCGGCGGTGCTGCTCCTGGATGAGCCGTTGGAGGGACTGGCACCCGTCATATGCGACGAGCTGATGGCCGCTCTGACAGCGTTGGCTGCTGCCAGGACAATGACAATCCTGTTGGTGGAGCAGCGGATCAAGGCGGCGCTCGATTTCGCCGACGACGTCATCATTCTCGAACGCGGGCGAATCGTCTGGCACGGAATGCCCGGGACGCTCGCCGCGGAGCCGCAGCTTGTGCAACGCCTCCTCGGCGTCGGGCCTTGAAGGCCGTTGCGCGGGACAGGAGGGCGGAGGATCAAGCGGGGAACCCCGTATAGTTTTCGGCAAGGCTCATCTGTGCGGCGGTCGATTGCGCGAGATAGTCGAATTCCGCGCGCT from Hyphomicrobiales bacterium includes these protein-coding regions:
- a CDS encoding Amino acid/amide ABC transporter ATP-binding protein 1 (HAAT family) yields the protein MSLLEVRQLNKRFGGLIVTRDVSLTLHKGDRVALIGPNGAGKTTFVNLVTGHVRPDAGSVSLDGEDVTRWSPTRRVRGGLVRSFQVTRLFSDMTPEEHVALALLQRLGRSGRLFADFRTMPDVVREAEEILVLFNLNGIARVPVGAIAYGQQRLLEVALVMALRPKVLLLDEPAAGVPSADIALIERALAQLPADLAVLMIDHDMDFVFRFARKVIVLAAGGVIFDGTPEAVTTNADVRQAYLGSYADDRSVA
- a CDS encoding Amino acid/amide ABC transporter ATP-binding protein 2 (HAAT family), with the translated sequence MTAASLDVKGLSAGYGPTRILEDVTFHVPAGGRLAVLGRNGVGKTTLFASIAGQTKRYAGRVMIETLDLTSLDGSARALGGLGYVPQNRSIFQSLTVEENLQVGLKRRPRSAIEESYAMFPRLKERRNNLGSQLSGGEQQMLTTARTILGQPAVLLLDEPLEGLAPVICDELMAALTALAAARTMTILLVEQRIKAALDFADDVIILERGRIVWHGMPGTLAAEPQLVQRLLGVGP